A genomic segment from Amia ocellicauda isolate fAmiCal2 chromosome 13, fAmiCal2.hap1, whole genome shotgun sequence encodes:
- the cracd gene encoding capping protein inhibiting regulator of actin dynamics isoform X1, with translation MGTRAFSHDSIFIPDGSEEGGSSETTMSQESVSDKVRSLQRQIAHSIKFGQKPASFRKSTEAEGSSDEEELPRSPLKVIAQVEAKPAEGETKGTDLPRTSPSSEAGNGTSEEKQDTPVKSPRTKRAFYGTIESINLDSVPLSVPRLDNAAAKHKLAVKPKNQRVSKKHRRLTQDLQDLSLPGTLQEETDVQKHADSLPKPVEHQLSRSKEQSTHDEEQGMDFCMTENESLEESKKIQEESGLLEDLQRHEEQRIQEAEAQIQREMEEKRQTEMEEQRRCEIEEQQKLEAEKQRQKKEEEHRLREAEERRKEEERRLREIESEKQNELEKERLRKAEEERLWKEEQQRQREMEEKKQRELEEEQNRLAEEQKEEERKKRDAENRLREIEEQRQHEERLRKEAEEKRLQEEKEEKLRQAEEERLRLMEEEMQREAAKRKQRELEEQKFRELEELRLQKKKKLGEQTAENQERMEEERKQSGEKNKHLEEPEKATALQEESPDPQEQKRKAEELRWREMEERQTTPRPFTFKVSSGEKQFLFEKVNLTPVTPSTQQSSVPDAKEFKTSPKGAAPHSLPSSLYVPHTAILVTGAQLCGTAVNLNQIKDTACKSLLGLAEDKKAMDIPPISSLKKTSPERKSSKTKSLNESSGDQSSAAMLAEWASIRSKIFKSAENGTFNEKDIKHHSRPTSDNYNQKALSGLHSSLRKTMSANAKFSITPAWQKFTDGNKTNENKSIKAVSPEEKDNSEIESCFPDIDSIHSAPLVSKTQDKPSKSVRIADSTEGCVFAKDLPSFLVPSPPHGSSKVRSISEPQSPPGDSEDAGTNRKGHLGEEKLSPFGIKLRRTNYSLRFHSEQPTEKRKKRYSAGDSFEGIPTPLIATASDRGAPVFSNVSSPTPSSLRERSSNSATEMPQVATEPKLKPSKIVIPVIRSESEKLLSKPPLYQKPLLAPKPVSVTPPSSPLAKMDKYSFGDVVAQRTTTEDLALNQKKEERRGEATAQLQKKQQEEEEPKEKRSFFPSINIPWREKTDRKTELIRREKPALQSRHSLDSSRVSEKGESSQPLWITLALQKQKGFREQQMSREERKQMREAKLVEKQAKENTGLTSPSDNKGSSNNTVEPKPPAQEEEKKPDSLLSRFERREQLKKSNTLPNSVTVEISDPTSPAPAVKDVAKRFPTSDSPQVSTEPAWLALAKRKAKAWSDCPQIIK, from the exons ATGGGTACTCGTGCTTTTTCACATGACAGTATTTTCATCCCAGACGGATCAGAAGAAGGTGGAAGCTCCGAGACAACCATGTCCCAGGAAAGCGTCTCTGACAAAGTTCGAAGCCTCCAG AGACAAATTGCCCACAGTATTAAATTTGGGCAGAAACCGGCCTCCTTTAGGAAGAGTACAGAGGCCGAGGGCAGTTCAGATGAGGAGGAGCTGCCAAGAAGTCCCTTAAAAGTCATTGCCCAAGTTGAGGCAAAGCCAGCAGAGGGTGAGACTAAG GGCACTGATCTTCCTAGAACAAGTCCCAGCTCTGAAGCAGGTAATGGGACATCTGAAGAGAAACAG GATACTCCAGTAAAATCTCCAAGGACAAAAAGAGCATTTTATGGCACTATAGAATCTATTAATCTTGATTCAGTCCCACTCTCTGTCCCCCGATTGGACAACGCTGCTGCTAAACACAAGCTagctgtaaagccaaaaaatCAGAGGGTATCCAAGAAGCACCGCAGACTGACACAG gatCTGCAAGATCTTTCTCTGCCTGGTACACTGCAAGAGGAAACAGATGTTCAGAAGCATGCAGACAGTCTGCCCAAGCCAGTGGAACATCAGCTCAGCAGATCCAAAGAACAAAGCACACATGATGAAGAACAAGGAATGGATTTCTGCATGactgaaaatgaatctctggagGAATCAAAGAAAATTCAAGAAGAGTCAGGCCTGCTTGAAGACCTTCAGAGGCATGAGGAACAAAGAATACAGGAGGCTGAAGCACAGATACAGAGAGAAATGGAAGAGAAGAGACAGACTGAAATGGAAGAACAAAGGCGGTGTGAAATAGAAGAGCAGCAGAAGTTAGAGGCTGAAAAGCAGAGGCAGAAGAAGGAGGAAGAGCACCGTCTCCGTGAGGCGGAGGAACGTAGAAAGGAAGAAGAAAGGAGGCTGCGTGAGATAGAGAGCGAGAAACAGAATGAGCTGGAGAAGGAACGACTACGCAAAGCTGAAGAAGAGAGATTGTGGAAGGAGGagcaacagagacagagagaaatggAGGAGAAAAAACAACGCGAATTAGAAGAGGAACAGAATCGGCTAGCTGAAGAACAAAAGGAAGAGGAGCGGAAGAAACGAGATGCTGAAAACAGACTCCGTGAAATAGAGGAACAGAGGCAACATGAAGAAAGGCTCCGCAAGGAAGCAGAAGAAAAGAGGCTCCAAGAGGAAAAAGAAGAGAAACTACGGCAGGCTGAAGAGGAGAGACTTCGTCTGATGGAGGAGGAGATGCAACGTGAAGCTGCGAAGAGAAAGCAACGAGAACTGGAGGAGCAGAAATTTAGAGAGCTAGAAGAACTGAGGCTTCAGAAAAAGAAGAAACTGGGAGAGCAGACTGCAGAGAACCAGGAAAGAATGGAAGAAGAGAGGAAACAAtcaggagaaaaaaacaagcatCTAGAGGAGCCTGAGAAAGCCACAGCCTTGCAAGAAGAGAGCCCCGATCCACAAGAGCAGAAGAGAAAAGCAGAGGAGCTGCGATGGAGAGAAATGGAGGAGAGGCAAACCACGCCCAGACCTTTCACATTTAAAGTGTCCTCGGGAGAAAAGCAGTTTTTATTTGAGAAGGTGAATCTAACACCTGTGACACCTTCAACCCAACAGAGTAGTGTCCCAGATGCAAAGGAGTTCAAGACTTCTCCAAAAGGTGCAGCCCCTCATTCTCTTCCATCTTCCTTGTATGTCCCCCACACAGCAATTTTGGTAACAGGTGCTCAGCTTTGTGGAACAGCAGTGAATCTCAACCAGATTAAGGATACAGCATGTAAATCTTTGTTGGGTTTAGCTGAGGACAAGAAAGCAATGGATATACCCCCAATTTCAAGTTTAAAGAAAACTTCACCTGAAAGGAAATCTAGCAAAACTAAATCACTAAACGAATCTTCTGGAGATCAGTCCAGTGCTGCAATGTTGGCTGAGTGGGCCAGCATAAGGTCCAAGATTTTTAAAAGTGCAGAAAATGGAACATTTAATGAGAAGGATATAAAACATCACAGCAGACCTACTAGTGATAATTATAACCAAAAAGCATTGTCGGGCTTACACAGCAGCCTTAGAAAAACCATGTCGGCGAATGCGAAGTTCTCTATCACACCTGCGTGGCAGAAATTTACAGATGGtaacaaaacaaatgagaaTAAGAGTATCAAGGCTGTGAGTCCAGAGGAAAAAGACAACTCAGAAATTGAGTCATGCTTCCCTGACATTGATTCAATTCATTCTGCTCCTTTAGTCTCTAAAACCCAAGACAAACCTAGTAAGTCTGTTAGGATAGCAGACAGCACTGAAGGGTGTGTATTTGCCAAAGATCTTCCATCTTTTCTGGTCCCAAGCCCTCCCCATGGTTCCAGCAAGGTTCGCTCTATATCAGAGCCACAGAGCCCTCCCGGAGACTCAGAGGATGCTGGAACCAACAGAAAGGGACATCTTGGCGAAGAGAAGCTCTCTCCATTTGGAATCAAGTTGAGAAGGACAAACTACTCCCTCCGCTTTCACTCTGAACAGCCaacagaaaagagaaagaaaaggtacaGTGCTGGAGATAGCTTCGAAGGTATCCCAACTCCCCTCATCGCCACTGCGTCTGACAGAGGTGCACCTGTGTTTTCCAATGTGTCTAGTCCCACACCCTCATCTTTAAGAGAGAGATCGAGCAATAGTGCCACTGAAATGCCACAGGTCGCCACAGAGCCTAAACTGAAACCAAGTAAAATTGTCATTCCAGTAATACGCAGCGAGAGTGAAAAGCTGCTTTCCAAGCCCCCGTTGTACCAGAAACCTTTGCTAGCTCCCAAACCTGTCAGTGTAACTCCTCCTTCATCTCCACTTGCTAAAATGGACAAGTATAGTTTCGGTGACGTGGTAGCCCAAAGGACTACAACAGAGGACTTAGCCTTAAACCAGAAAAAGGAGGAAAGAAGAGGAGAAGCAACAGCCCAGCTGCAAAAGAAACAgcaagaggaggaggagccgAAGGAAAAAAGGTCATTTTTCCCTTCCATCAACATACCCTGGAGGGAGAAAACAGACAGGAAAACAGAGCTCATCAGACGAG aaAAGCCAGCACTTCAAAGTAGGCATTCTCTTGATAGCTCCAGGGTATCTGAGAAGGGGGAATCCAGTCAGCCTCTCTGGATCACATTAGCCCTGCAGAAACAGAAAGGCTTCCGAGAACAGCAGATGAGCCGAGAGGAGAGGAAGCAGATGAGAGAAGCCAAGCTGGTTGAAAAACAAGCAAAGGAAAAT ACCGGACTCACTAGTCCTTCGGATAACAAAGGAAGCAGCAATAACACAGTGGAGCCCAAACCCCCCGCACaggaggaggaaaagaaacCAGACTCTCTTCTGTCCAGATTTGAACGAAGGGAACAACTAAAAAAATCCAACACTCTCCCCAATTCTGTTACTG TTGAGATTTCTGACCCGACGTCTCCAGCTCCAGCAGTTAAGGACGTGGCGAAAAGGTTTCCCACTTCAGATTCACCGCAAGTCTCGACAGAACCTGCCTGGCTGGCCCTGGCCAAGAGGAAAGCCAAGGCCTGGAGCGATTGCCCTCAGATTATCAAGTAA
- the cracd gene encoding capping protein inhibiting regulator of actin dynamics isoform X2 yields the protein MLPKVFLQWCMTLWRCTAEIERRRQGKFQPLKKLFGKKKKSSPTAFVEAKLKSSQSTGEICNGGLSEDEETNEHLRSLNEMGTRAFSHDSIFIPDGSEEGGSSETTMSQESVSDKVRSLQRQIAHSIKFGQKPASFRKSTEAEGSSDEEELPRSPLKVIAQVEAKPAEGETKGTDLPRTSPSSEAGNGTSEEKQDTPVKSPRTKRAFYGTIESINLDSVPLSVPRLDNAAAKHKLAVKPKNQRVSKKHRRLTQDLQDLSLPGTLQEETDVQKHADSLPKPVEHQLSRSKEQSTHDEEQGMDFCMTENESLEESKKIQEESGLLEDLQRHEEQRIQEAEAQIQREMEEKRQTEMEEQRRCEIEEQQKLEAEKQRQKKEEEHRLREAEERRKEEERRLREIESEKQNELEKERLRKAEEERLWKEEQQRQREMEEKKQRELEEEQNRLAEEQKEEERKKRDAENRLREIEEQRQHEERLRKEAEEKRLQEEKEEKLRQAEEERLRLMEEEMQREAAKRKQRELEEQKFRELEELRLQKKKKLGEQTAENQERMEEERKQSGEKNKHLEEPEKATALQEESPDPQEQKRKAEELRWREMEERQTTPRPFTFKVSSGEKQFLFEKVNLTPVTPSTQQSSVPDAKEFKTSPKGAAPHSLPSSLYVPHTAILVTGAQLCGTAVNLNQIKDTACKSLLGLAEDKKAMDIPPISSLKKTSPERKSSKTKSLNESSGDQSSAAMLAEWASIRSKIFKSAENGTFNEKDIKHHSRPTSDNYNQKALSGLHSSLRKTMSANAKFSITPAWQKFTDGNKTNENKSIKAVSPEEKDNSEIESCFPDIDSIHSAPLVSKTQDKPSKSVRIADSTEGCVFAKDLPSFLVPSPPHGSSKVRSISEPQSPPGDSEDAGTNRKGHLGEEKLSPFGIKLRRTNYSLRFHSEQPTEKRKKRYSAGDSFEGIPTPLIATASDRGAPVFSNVSSPTPSSLRERSSNSATEMPQVATEPKLKPSKIVIPVIRSESEKLLSKPPLYQKPLLAPKPVSVTPPSSPLAKMDKYSFGDVVAQRTTTEDLALNQKKEERRGEATAQLQKKQQEEEEPKEKRSFFPSINIPWREKTDRKTELIRREKPALQSRHSLDSSRVSEKGESSQPLWITLALQKQKGFREQQMSREERKQMREAKLVEKQAKENTGLTSPSDNKGSSNNTVEPKPPAQEEEKKPDSLLSRFERREQLKKSNTLPNSVTVEISDPTSPAPAVKDVAKRFPTSDSPQVSTEPAWLALAKRKAKAWSDCPQIIK from the exons AGAGGAGACGGCAGGGCAAATTCCAGCCACTCAAGAAACTGtttgggaaaaagaaaaagagctcCCCGACTGCCTTTGTGGAAGCTAAACTGAAGAGCAGCCAATCCACCGGAGAAATCTGCAATGGGGGGCTTTCGGAAGATGAGGAAACCAATGAGCATTTAAG GTCATTAAACGAAATGGGTACTCGTGCTTTTTCACATGACAGTATTTTCATCCCAGACGGATCAGAAGAAGGTGGAAGCTCCGAGACAACCATGTCCCAGGAAAGCGTCTCTGACAAAGTTCGAAGCCTCCAG AGACAAATTGCCCACAGTATTAAATTTGGGCAGAAACCGGCCTCCTTTAGGAAGAGTACAGAGGCCGAGGGCAGTTCAGATGAGGAGGAGCTGCCAAGAAGTCCCTTAAAAGTCATTGCCCAAGTTGAGGCAAAGCCAGCAGAGGGTGAGACTAAG GGCACTGATCTTCCTAGAACAAGTCCCAGCTCTGAAGCAGGTAATGGGACATCTGAAGAGAAACAG GATACTCCAGTAAAATCTCCAAGGACAAAAAGAGCATTTTATGGCACTATAGAATCTATTAATCTTGATTCAGTCCCACTCTCTGTCCCCCGATTGGACAACGCTGCTGCTAAACACAAGCTagctgtaaagccaaaaaatCAGAGGGTATCCAAGAAGCACCGCAGACTGACACAG gatCTGCAAGATCTTTCTCTGCCTGGTACACTGCAAGAGGAAACAGATGTTCAGAAGCATGCAGACAGTCTGCCCAAGCCAGTGGAACATCAGCTCAGCAGATCCAAAGAACAAAGCACACATGATGAAGAACAAGGAATGGATTTCTGCATGactgaaaatgaatctctggagGAATCAAAGAAAATTCAAGAAGAGTCAGGCCTGCTTGAAGACCTTCAGAGGCATGAGGAACAAAGAATACAGGAGGCTGAAGCACAGATACAGAGAGAAATGGAAGAGAAGAGACAGACTGAAATGGAAGAACAAAGGCGGTGTGAAATAGAAGAGCAGCAGAAGTTAGAGGCTGAAAAGCAGAGGCAGAAGAAGGAGGAAGAGCACCGTCTCCGTGAGGCGGAGGAACGTAGAAAGGAAGAAGAAAGGAGGCTGCGTGAGATAGAGAGCGAGAAACAGAATGAGCTGGAGAAGGAACGACTACGCAAAGCTGAAGAAGAGAGATTGTGGAAGGAGGagcaacagagacagagagaaatggAGGAGAAAAAACAACGCGAATTAGAAGAGGAACAGAATCGGCTAGCTGAAGAACAAAAGGAAGAGGAGCGGAAGAAACGAGATGCTGAAAACAGACTCCGTGAAATAGAGGAACAGAGGCAACATGAAGAAAGGCTCCGCAAGGAAGCAGAAGAAAAGAGGCTCCAAGAGGAAAAAGAAGAGAAACTACGGCAGGCTGAAGAGGAGAGACTTCGTCTGATGGAGGAGGAGATGCAACGTGAAGCTGCGAAGAGAAAGCAACGAGAACTGGAGGAGCAGAAATTTAGAGAGCTAGAAGAACTGAGGCTTCAGAAAAAGAAGAAACTGGGAGAGCAGACTGCAGAGAACCAGGAAAGAATGGAAGAAGAGAGGAAACAAtcaggagaaaaaaacaagcatCTAGAGGAGCCTGAGAAAGCCACAGCCTTGCAAGAAGAGAGCCCCGATCCACAAGAGCAGAAGAGAAAAGCAGAGGAGCTGCGATGGAGAGAAATGGAGGAGAGGCAAACCACGCCCAGACCTTTCACATTTAAAGTGTCCTCGGGAGAAAAGCAGTTTTTATTTGAGAAGGTGAATCTAACACCTGTGACACCTTCAACCCAACAGAGTAGTGTCCCAGATGCAAAGGAGTTCAAGACTTCTCCAAAAGGTGCAGCCCCTCATTCTCTTCCATCTTCCTTGTATGTCCCCCACACAGCAATTTTGGTAACAGGTGCTCAGCTTTGTGGAACAGCAGTGAATCTCAACCAGATTAAGGATACAGCATGTAAATCTTTGTTGGGTTTAGCTGAGGACAAGAAAGCAATGGATATACCCCCAATTTCAAGTTTAAAGAAAACTTCACCTGAAAGGAAATCTAGCAAAACTAAATCACTAAACGAATCTTCTGGAGATCAGTCCAGTGCTGCAATGTTGGCTGAGTGGGCCAGCATAAGGTCCAAGATTTTTAAAAGTGCAGAAAATGGAACATTTAATGAGAAGGATATAAAACATCACAGCAGACCTACTAGTGATAATTATAACCAAAAAGCATTGTCGGGCTTACACAGCAGCCTTAGAAAAACCATGTCGGCGAATGCGAAGTTCTCTATCACACCTGCGTGGCAGAAATTTACAGATGGtaacaaaacaaatgagaaTAAGAGTATCAAGGCTGTGAGTCCAGAGGAAAAAGACAACTCAGAAATTGAGTCATGCTTCCCTGACATTGATTCAATTCATTCTGCTCCTTTAGTCTCTAAAACCCAAGACAAACCTAGTAAGTCTGTTAGGATAGCAGACAGCACTGAAGGGTGTGTATTTGCCAAAGATCTTCCATCTTTTCTGGTCCCAAGCCCTCCCCATGGTTCCAGCAAGGTTCGCTCTATATCAGAGCCACAGAGCCCTCCCGGAGACTCAGAGGATGCTGGAACCAACAGAAAGGGACATCTTGGCGAAGAGAAGCTCTCTCCATTTGGAATCAAGTTGAGAAGGACAAACTACTCCCTCCGCTTTCACTCTGAACAGCCaacagaaaagagaaagaaaaggtacaGTGCTGGAGATAGCTTCGAAGGTATCCCAACTCCCCTCATCGCCACTGCGTCTGACAGAGGTGCACCTGTGTTTTCCAATGTGTCTAGTCCCACACCCTCATCTTTAAGAGAGAGATCGAGCAATAGTGCCACTGAAATGCCACAGGTCGCCACAGAGCCTAAACTGAAACCAAGTAAAATTGTCATTCCAGTAATACGCAGCGAGAGTGAAAAGCTGCTTTCCAAGCCCCCGTTGTACCAGAAACCTTTGCTAGCTCCCAAACCTGTCAGTGTAACTCCTCCTTCATCTCCACTTGCTAAAATGGACAAGTATAGTTTCGGTGACGTGGTAGCCCAAAGGACTACAACAGAGGACTTAGCCTTAAACCAGAAAAAGGAGGAAAGAAGAGGAGAAGCAACAGCCCAGCTGCAAAAGAAACAgcaagaggaggaggagccgAAGGAAAAAAGGTCATTTTTCCCTTCCATCAACATACCCTGGAGGGAGAAAACAGACAGGAAAACAGAGCTCATCAGACGAG aaAAGCCAGCACTTCAAAGTAGGCATTCTCTTGATAGCTCCAGGGTATCTGAGAAGGGGGAATCCAGTCAGCCTCTCTGGATCACATTAGCCCTGCAGAAACAGAAAGGCTTCCGAGAACAGCAGATGAGCCGAGAGGAGAGGAAGCAGATGAGAGAAGCCAAGCTGGTTGAAAAACAAGCAAAGGAAAAT ACCGGACTCACTAGTCCTTCGGATAACAAAGGAAGCAGCAATAACACAGTGGAGCCCAAACCCCCCGCACaggaggaggaaaagaaacCAGACTCTCTTCTGTCCAGATTTGAACGAAGGGAACAACTAAAAAAATCCAACACTCTCCCCAATTCTGTTACTG TTGAGATTTCTGACCCGACGTCTCCAGCTCCAGCAGTTAAGGACGTGGCGAAAAGGTTTCCCACTTCAGATTCACCGCAAGTCTCGACAGAACCTGCCTGGCTGGCCCTGGCCAAGAGGAAAGCCAAGGCCTGGAGCGATTGCCCTCAGATTATCAAGTAA